One window of Mediterraneibacter butyricigenes genomic DNA carries:
- a CDS encoding DUF6061 family protein — protein MRTIYAEYNINHDSIDVYTSAGYMLRIDCWEAEKNLKTTYGSECALTSLAVDEPLEYARLYLDGNLQMWVDTEDSLELY, from the coding sequence ATGAGAACAATTTATGCAGAATATAATATAAACCACGATAGTATTGATGTTTACACAAGTGCTGGATATATGCTTCGCATTGATTGCTGGGAAGCTGAAAAAAATTTAAAAACCACATATGGATCAGAATGTGCGCTTACTTCATTGGCTGTGGATGAGCCTTTGGAATATGCAAGATTATATCTTGATGGCAATTTACAGATGTGGGTGGATACAGAAGATTCATTAGAACTTTATTAA
- a CDS encoding response regulator transcription factor translates to MKHILIVEDDNLLNKTLTYNLELDGYTIISVLNARTAAESLKTNIFDLVLLDINLPDGNGYDLCRLIKPEHPDTVVIFLTANDQESNQIRGYEAGAVDYITKPFSISALQRKIKAMFAMLEHHKPAKDIYEDGSLFLDFSEQFASLNGKPLALSAMEYKMLNLFLKNPKQVLTRQQFLEKLWDVDEKYVDEHTLTTSISRIRSKIEADGDTYIKTVYGMGYQWTGGEKK, encoded by the coding sequence ATGAAGCATATTTTAATTGTCGAAGATGATAATCTTTTGAATAAAACGCTTACTTATAATTTGGAATTGGACGGTTACACAATAATTTCTGTTCTGAATGCAAGGACAGCCGCTGAATCATTAAAAACAAACATTTTTGATTTGGTATTGCTGGATATAAATTTACCAGACGGAAATGGTTATGACCTATGCCGTCTTATCAAGCCAGAGCATCCTGATACAGTAGTTATATTTCTAACTGCCAACGATCAGGAAAGCAATCAGATACGGGGATATGAAGCTGGTGCAGTGGATTATATCACGAAACCTTTTTCGATTAGTGCTTTGCAGCGAAAAATCAAAGCCATGTTCGCTATGTTGGAGCATCACAAACCAGCTAAGGATATTTACGAGGATGGTAGCTTGTTTCTGGATTTTTCGGAACAATTTGCAAGTTTGAACGGGAAACCATTAGCACTTTCTGCGATGGAATATAAAATGTTGAACCTATTTCTTAAAAATCCGAAGCAGGTACTTACTCGCCAACAATTTTTAGAAAAACTGTGGGATGTTGATGAAAAATATGTAGATGAACATACCCTTACTACTTCTATCAGCCGTATTCGCAGTAAGATTGAAGCGGATGGCGACACATATATCAAAACGGTTTATGGTATGGGGTATCAATGGACAGGAGGCGAAAAGAAATGA